A stretch of the Bdellovibrio sp. 22V genome encodes the following:
- a CDS encoding RNA pseudouridine synthase: MISIVFENSHFVVCDKKSGVLSTPSRFEDNDARECLGTQLQEQLKIQIYPVHRLDFEVSGLVMYAKNADAHRKANSWFEKKQVQKTYRALTTGQSFSHIPANVPNPRLAIDLHLQQSFEWRCKILRGKKRAFESAQGKDSLTLAKYLGVNSKGYQIWDLQPVTGRSHQLRFDLSRHGFPIVGDKLYGSSERSSDENSIALRAYKIDFSQAPGAAALGLPTVIDVTAL, encoded by the coding sequence ATGATTTCTATCGTTTTCGAAAATTCTCATTTCGTTGTTTGCGATAAAAAAAGCGGCGTGCTTTCCACACCCAGCCGCTTTGAAGACAACGATGCGAGAGAATGTCTTGGTACACAACTTCAAGAACAACTTAAAATACAAATCTATCCTGTACATCGTTTGGACTTCGAAGTTTCCGGCCTTGTGATGTATGCAAAGAATGCGGACGCTCATCGCAAAGCCAATTCCTGGTTTGAGAAAAAACAGGTGCAGAAAACTTATCGCGCGCTCACAACAGGACAGAGCTTTTCTCATATTCCAGCGAACGTTCCAAATCCTCGCTTAGCAATTGACTTGCATTTACAACAATCGTTCGAATGGAGATGCAAAATTTTGCGCGGAAAAAAACGCGCCTTTGAGAGTGCGCAAGGTAAGGACAGTCTGACACTGGCGAAGTATTTAGGTGTGAACTCCAAGGGATACCAAATATGGGATTTGCAGCCTGTGACAGGGCGTTCGCATCAGTTAAGATTCGATTTAAGCCGTCATGGCTTTCCTATTGTCGGCGATAAGCTTTACGGCTCATCCGAACGGAGTAGTGACGAAAACAGCATCGCTCTTCGCGCTTATAAAATCGATTTTTCTCAAGCGCCAGGAGCCGCAGCTCTAGGGCTTCCCACGGTGATCGACGTAACAGCTCTTTGA
- a CDS encoding MarR family transcriptional regulator has protein sequence MNKSSFSGYRSEVNEVMDYIRHIFKALRVSSSQFEKQIGLSAAQIFVLKKLKEEPGLSINDLSARTTTHQSSVSVVVKKLEEQGLVLRAISKEDSRRVIVSLTEEGLKKLGEIPRTIQEEMIDSLQGMSPEKTAALAMLMKEFVHQAGIIENASAPMFEEEKV, from the coding sequence ATGAACAAGTCCTCGTTTTCTGGTTATCGTTCTGAAGTGAATGAAGTTATGGACTACATTCGCCATATTTTTAAAGCTCTACGCGTGTCTTCAAGCCAATTCGAAAAACAAATCGGTTTAAGTGCTGCACAGATTTTTGTTTTAAAAAAATTAAAAGAAGAACCAGGTCTTTCCATCAATGATCTCTCGGCGAGAACTACGACTCATCAGAGCTCGGTTTCTGTTGTCGTCAAAAAATTGGAAGAGCAAGGCTTAGTTCTCCGCGCGATTTCCAAAGAGGACTCCCGTCGCGTGATCGTATCTTTGACGGAAGAAGGACTTAAAAAGCTCGGTGAAATTCCGCGCACGATTCAGGAAGAAATGATCGACTCTTTGCAGGGAATGTCTCCGGAAAAAACGGCGGCGCTGGCTATGCTGATGAAAGAGTTCGTGCACCAGGCGGGAATTATCGAGAATGCTTCCGCGCCCATGTTCGAAGAAGAAAAAGTCTAA